The following are encoded together in the Panicum virgatum strain AP13 chromosome 6K, P.virgatum_v5, whole genome shotgun sequence genome:
- the LOC120639310 gene encoding uncharacterized protein LOC120639310, with translation MFHFRDVGYALQVFSRLRDLWREIWPTLHVDLGTGLHGFSSTCPSSRHFWTRQGQPPGSWWADKVRPYVDSWTAALDDVVFKDRPHSDEAFTDYLRWYLPRTRTHVVHVPPEARIEAARVSETYPVVRDQNFAIAYDVIRVIESEASSSMGQYHDMMPAQHQSTLQKIVDMCKRFRRAVTYREDDTFLPPRSSGPVPVPGPSSRRSAPAAQSGPPPPPPDTMATPSGSAVRPTYVPRPAHLYSAAPGSSLFPSIDPYGARSSSLHRPIHDLEYRQVGGTDDDEEIQEVDDLTQMVRVNTFFSFAPTQEVVGTSQLGGAPLATQDYSQVEQMPVPEQGRRSTRQTIPLEPLTSQGTEAGSLNASGPLYEREAQEETALHGAVRQRSRELIRQGNLREDKQNINGMPPLYLAIFLGYSDIAMDLIATFGDSLSYGGPDGQNALHIAALRSKDLTQIVIDERPDLRNAPDNSGSIPLHFAASAGVEGVTRLLLLGEGSTGINMADDNGMRPIHVAASVGAMDAVRALLDGDNHPTPRDNRGRTFLHVAVENKKTDVVKFVCGNPTFTNILNMKDNDGNTALHQAVKNRDESIFGHLVGNRDVELNLFNGVGYTPLDLASKIKIEKAFSPQNPTEWMIRVLAHSGAYFSARRRDLRFGTTENNQQVLPLAPTTKENSVLVASSLIATVTFAAAFTMPGSYKIGGDPMAGTPELGRRYGFKVFLVADILAFYCSVAATFSLAEYGDRDDVDPLVRHIYARRAVWLFHIALRSVIVAFALGVSVVMWDISVMTTVIVGIAAPGLVVYGNEALAHDLRFIRVMYCRFGFSPAWNLYPSTSSYLEWTTRRLKSFSWTLVSDMFKLFWTYVLIFAVAIYAMEIVQCCHKRKVPTLVLKLDFAKAFDTVIWDSLQTIMRARGFPDRWCAWINSLLSSSRTAVLVNGTPGPWFTCRKGLRQGDPLSPYLFLLVADVLQQMIQKDPVIKHPISSNQPCPVLQYADYTLILVSADAASVQRLKDLLDAFALATGLHINFHKSTVVPMHVESSILQQCISILGCRQEQFPQSYLGLPLSHEKLKQASFTPMISKADKYLSGWKASLLNTMGRAVLADSVLGNLLVYAMGALRLPKGTLAALEGKRRTFVWTGSEHASGAHCLFAWEQGNHWDMLRELLPLYRVITTVRVHNGRSTSFWDDSWLGDEPLSEIHPALHNHATKPHATVAEVLQLGIDQFLQSRRTRATTADYTALAPLLATVLPGSGEDERICKFQKPDGSLNTSSLYKALMAAHTPSCEFASFVWKNRAPPRVQIFVWLLMQRRIQSRSNLLKKSIITDDTLRAVQRSP, from the exons ACGGTGGTACCTGCCAAGGACGCGCACACATGTCGTGCACGTTCCACCAGAGGCTCGGATCGAGGCCGCAAGGGTGTCCGAGACGTACCCCGTAGTTCGAGACCAGAACTTCGCCATAGCG TACGATGTCATACGAGTGATTGAGTCCGAGGCTTCGTCGAGTATGGGCCAGTACCATGACATGATGCCCGCCCAGCACCAGAGCACGCTGCAGAAGATCGTCGATATGTGCAAGCGATTCCGACGAGCCGTGACCTATCGTGAGGACGACACCTTCCTCCCACCTCGCAGTTCGGGGCCAGTGCCTGTGCCCGGTCCATCGTCACGACGGTCTGCACCCGCGGCACAGTcaggtccaccgccaccgccacctgacACGATGGCGACACCTTCGGGTTCTGCAGTTCGGCCCACGTACGTGCCGCGACCGGCACATTTGTACTCGGCAG CGCCCGGCTCGTCGTTATTTCCGTCGATAGATCCCTACGGCGCCAGATCTTCGTCTCTTCATCGTCCAATACACGATTTAG AGTACCGGCAGGTGGGAGGGACAGACGACGATGAGGAGATTCAGGAGGTGGACGACCTCACGCAGATGGTGAGGGTGAACACGTTCTTCTCTTTTGCACCAACGCAGGAGGTCGTCGGCACTTCACAGCTGGGGGGTGCCCCACTCGCGACGCAGGACTACAGTCAGGTGGAGCAGATGCCTGTTCCTGAGCAGGGTCGTCGGTCCACTCGCCAGACCATCCCGCTGGAGCCACTGAC AAGTCAAGGGACCGAAGCTGGAAGTCTGAATGCATCTGGACCGCTCTACGAACGAGAAGCACAAGAGGAGACGGCGCTGCACGGAGCAGTGAGGCAGCGTAGTAGAGAATTAATTAGACAAGGAAATTTGCGTGAGGATAAACAGAACATCAACGGCATGCCTCCGCTATATCTCGCCATCTTCCTGGGATACAGCGACATCGCTATGGATCTCATTGCAACCTTTGGTGACTCTCTGTCGTACGGTGGACCAGATGGGCAAAATGCGCTGCACATCGCTGCTCTTCGGAGTAAAG ATCTTACCCAGATAGTTATAGATGAGAGACCAGATCTGAGGAATGCACCTGATAATTCTGGAAGCATACCTCTTCACTTTGCAGCATCGGCTGGAGTCGAGGGTGTAACAAGGCTTCTTCTGCTTGGAGAAGGCAGTACTGGCATAAACATGGCAGATGACAACGGGATGCGCCCCATCCACGTAGCTGCTTCTGTTGGTGCAATGGATGCAGTACGCGCATTGCTCGACGGAGACAACCATCCAACCCCACGGGACAACAGGGGCAGGACATTCCTCCATGTCGCCGTTGAGAACAAGAAGACAGACGTGGTCAAGTTCGTGTGCGGAAACCCGACGTTTACCAACATTCTTAATATGAAGGACAATGACGGAAATACTGCGCTACATCAGGCAGTCAAGAACAGGGACGAGTCCATTTTCGGCCATCTCGTGGGGAACAGGGATGTGGAGCTCAACCTTTTCAACGGGGTCGGCTACACACCGCTTGATCTTGCAAGCAAGATAAAGATAGAAAAAGCTTTTTCTCCCCAG AACCCGACAGAgtggatgatcagggtactggCTCACTCCGGAGCTTACTTCAGTGCCCGAAGGCGTGACTTGAGATTCGGAACAACAGAAAACAATCAGCAAGTGCTGCCCTTAGCTCCGACTACGAAAGAAAATAGTGTTCTGGTTGCATCGTCGCTGATCGCGACTGTGACTTTCGCCGCCGCATTCACCATGCCTGGGTCGTACAAAATAGGAGGCGACCCCATGGCGGGCACGCCGGAGTTGGGCAGACGCTACGGCTTCAAGGTTTTCCTCGTCGCTGACATACTGGCTTTCTACTGCTCGGTGGCGGCCACCTTCAGCCTCGCCGAGTACGGGGACCGGGATGACGTCGACCCCCTGGTCCGCCACATCTACGCGAGGCGCGCCGTGTGGCTCTTCCACATCGCTCTCAGGAGCGTCATCGTCGCCTTCGCGCTAGGGGTCAGCGTGGTGATGTGGGACATTTCTGTCATGACCACCGTCATCGTCGGAATAGCCGCTCCTGGTTTGGTGGTCTACGGGAACGAAGCACTTGCCCACGATCTCAGGTTTATAAGGGTGATGTATTGCAGGTTTGGCTTCTCACCTGCGTGGAACCTGTATCCGTCGACGAGTTCATATCTGGAATGGACCACCCGGCGGCTCAAAAGCTTTTCATGGACGCTCGTCTCGGACATGTTCAAGCTTTTCTGGACCTATGTCTTGATATTTGCGGTTGCCATCTATGCCATGGAGATTGTGCAGTGCTGCCACAAACGGAAGGTGCCGACACTCGTGCTCAAGCTTGATTTCGCCAAAGCCTTCGACACAGTCATCTGGGACAGCCTGCAAACAATTATGCGCGCGCGCGGTTTCCCTGACCGTTGGTGCGCCTGGATCAACAGCCTGCTCAGCTCGTCACGGACCGCCGTGCTGGTCAATGGAACTCCGGGGCCGTGGTTTACCTGCAGAAAAGGTCTACGCCAAGGAGACCCGCTGTCCCCCTACCTGTTTTTGCTTGTCGCCGATGTGCTCCAACAAATGATTCAGAAAGACCCCGTGATCAAACATCCCATCTCCTCCAACCAGCCGTGCCCGGTGCTCCAATATGCAGACTACACTCTGATCCTGGTGAGCGCAGATGCAGCATCTGTGCAACGCCTAAAAGACCTCCTCGACGCTTTTGCACTTGCGACTGGCCTGCACATCAATTTTCATAAGAGCACCGTGGTACCGATGCATGTCGAGAGCTCAATCCTTCAGCAATGCATCTCCATCTTGGGCTGCCGGCAAGAGCAATTCCCTCAATCATACCTTGGCCTCCCCTTGTCACATGAGAAACTGAAGCAGGCTTCATTTACTCCAATGATCAGCAAAGCCGACAAATACTTGTCAGGGTGGAAGGCCTCCCTGCTGAACACGATGGGGCGCGCAGTTCTTGCGGATTCTGTGCTTGGCAACCTGCTCGTTTATGCAATGGGGGCGCTTAGACTGCCAAAAGGGACACTTGCAGCATTAGAAGGGAAACGCAGAACTTTTGTTTGGACAGGCTCTGAACATGCCAGCGGTGCGCACTGCCTTTTTGCGTGGGAACAG GGCAATCACTGGGACATGCTAAGGGAGCTCCTTCCTCTGTACCGAGTCATCACAACTGTTCGGGTGCACAATGGCCGATCCACATCCTTCTGGGACGACTCATGGCTGGGGGACGAACCGCTGTCTGAAATTCACCCTGCACTGCACAACCACGCAACCAAGCCACATGCCACGGTCGCAGAAGTGCTGCAGCTTGGGATCGACCAATTCCTCCAGTCCAGAAGAACAAGAGCCACTACAGCTGACTACACTGCCTTGGCCCCGCTCCTCGCCACTGTGCTACCTGGCAGCGGCGAGGATGAGAGGATCTGCAAATTCCAGAAGCCCGACGGGAGCTTGAACACTTCGTCGCTGTACAAGGCGCTCATGGCTGCCCACACTCCATCCTGTGAGTTCGCTAGCTTCGTTTGGAAGAACCGGGCACCGCCCAGAGTCCAGATCTTCGTGTGGCTACTCATGCAACGACGCATCCAGAGCCGGAGCAACCTCCTCAAGAAGTCTATCATCACGGATGACACTTTG